One window from the genome of Dehalococcoidales bacterium encodes:
- a CDS encoding MFS transporter has translation MRGRDGKIFYGYIVVIASVFIIFLMHGSSSTYGVFFSPLQTEFGWSRTTISGAHSLAFFLEGLFSLAIGGLSDRFGPRLVIIGSGLIMGLGFYLMSQINAVWQLYFFYPAIVGMGVASGNVVLLSTTARWFTKRRGMMIAIVKVGTGAGIFAMPLVATWLISSYGWRNSYIYIAIVGLIGIVIAAQFLRRDPGEKGLQAYGSIESKTTDAHFVDTGFSLQEALRNWQFWLVCITYLSLLYVTVSMTLHIVPRALDAGLTVTQAAGVLSTIGGVSILGRLFMGSISDKISCRRAVLICFIILVTALSWLQFADRLWGLYLYAVIYGFAHGGFFALIAPLIAELFGTRSHGAIYGASIFISHIGGAIGPIATARIFDTTGSYQIAFLIILGAGITGLILSTLLRPISAQAGP, from the coding sequence GTTTTTATCATCTTTTTAATGCATGGTTCGTCAAGCACTTACGGCGTCTTTTTTAGCCCGCTACAAACCGAGTTTGGCTGGAGCCGGACCACGATTTCCGGCGCCCATTCGCTGGCATTTTTCCTGGAAGGTCTGTTTTCTCTCGCCATAGGCGGCCTCAGTGACCGGTTCGGCCCGCGGCTGGTGATTATCGGCTCCGGCCTGATTATGGGCCTGGGCTTCTATCTGATGTCCCAGATTAATGCCGTCTGGCAGCTATACTTTTTCTACCCGGCAATAGTGGGGATGGGAGTCGCCAGCGGGAATGTTGTCCTGCTGTCAACGACAGCCAGGTGGTTTACCAAGAGACGGGGGATGATGATTGCCATCGTCAAGGTTGGTACCGGGGCCGGTATTTTTGCCATGCCACTGGTGGCTACCTGGCTGATATCAAGCTATGGGTGGCGCAACTCCTACATTTACATCGCGATTGTGGGCTTGATAGGGATAGTGATTGCCGCCCAGTTTTTAAGACGTGACCCCGGCGAAAAAGGTCTGCAGGCGTACGGTAGCATCGAATCAAAAACGACCGATGCGCACTTTGTTGATACCGGGTTTTCTCTCCAGGAAGCGCTTCGCAACTGGCAATTCTGGCTGGTCTGCATCACCTATCTATCGCTCTTGTACGTTACGGTCAGCATGACCCTCCACATCGTCCCGCGCGCCCTTGATGCAGGACTTACGGTAACACAGGCGGCCGGTGTGCTCTCTACCATCGGCGGGGTCAGTATCCTGGGCCGACTGTTCATGGGTTCCATAAGTGATAAGATTAGCTGCCGCCGGGCAGTGCTTATCTGTTTTATAATATTAGTGACCGCATTATCCTGGCTGCAATTCGCTGACAGGTTATGGGGTCTATACCTGTACGCCGTTATCTACGGTTTTGCCCATGGCGGGTTCTTCGCCCTGATTGCACCTTTGATAGCCGAGCTATTCGGCACCAGGTCACACGGCGCAATCTACGGCGCCTCTATCTTCATCAGTCACATCGGCGGCGCCATCGGCCCCATTGCCACCGCCCGCATCTTCGATACCACCGGCAGCTACCAGATAGCTTTCCTGATAATACTCGGGGCCGGCATCACGGGGCTTATCCTGTCCACCCTGCTCAGACCAATCAGCGCTCAAGCAGGGCCATAG